ACCGTGCGCAGCAGGCGCATCATCAGCGTCAGCGCCAGGAGTGCTGCGCCGAACGCGAAAACCGCCCCGATCGCGGCGTCCTTGAGCAGGGCCCAATCGGCCTGTGCCGCAACCTCGACGCCCAGCAGGCCGCCGGAGGCCAGGATCGTCGGGATCGACATCAACATGGACAATTTCGCCGCATCCTCCCGCCCGTAGCCCAGAAGCCGCGCGCCGGTGATCGTGATGCCCGACCGTGACGTGCCCGGGATCAGCGCGAGCGCCTGCCACAGGCCCATGATGGCCGCATGCCGCAGGGTCCAGGCCCCGGCCTTGCGCGTCACCGGCCCCCTCTGGTCCGCCCAGTAGAGCACGATCCCGAAGATCAGCATGGTCCAGCCGATCACCGCCATCGACCGCAGGGCCTGGTCAAGCCCCGTCAGGTTCAGCGCCAGCCCGACCACCATCACCGGCACCGTCGCGATCAGCAGGCACAGCGCGAGGAATGCTCCCGGGGTGTCAATCCGCCCCCGGATCAGCCGCCCGACCCCGGCCACGGCCACCGCCACGTCTGCGCGGAAGTAGAGCACGACCGCAAAGAGCGTGCCCACATGGACGGCCACGTCGATCACCTGCCCCTGGTCCGCCATGCCGCTGAGTTCAGGCAGCAGGATCAGATGCCCCGAGGAAGAGACCGGCAGAAACTCGGTCAGCCCCTGGATCACGGCCACTAGGATAAGATGAAAAAGGGTCACGCGCGCCCGGTCATTGATTCGTGCCGCACGTTATCGACGTGGAAAGTAAAAGAAAAACGAACATTTGATGCGGTATAGGTCAGTAATACTGAC
The Dinoroseobacter shibae DFL 12 = DSM 16493 genome window above contains:
- a CDS encoding undecaprenyl-diphosphate phosphatase — translated: MTLFHLILVAVIQGLTEFLPVSSSGHLILLPELSGMADQGQVIDVAVHVGTLFAVVLYFRADVAVAVAGVGRLIRGRIDTPGAFLALCLLIATVPVMVVGLALNLTGLDQALRSMAVIGWTMLIFGIVLYWADQRGPVTRKAGAWTLRHAAIMGLWQALALIPGTSRSGITITGARLLGYGREDAAKLSMLMSIPTILASGGLLGVEVAAQADWALLKDAAIGAVFAFGAALLALTLMMRLLRTVSFTPYVIYRVCLGTILLIIAYS